TCTTTGGCGATTTCAGCAGCGGAAACAGGACATTTGGTATTTGGTACATTGCACACGAGTTCTGCTGCACAGACTGTTGACCGGATTATCGACGTTTTCCCCCATGAAAGACAAACCCAAGTACGGGTGCAGTTATCTAACTCGCTAATAGCAGTATTTAGTCAGACTTTAGTACCGAAGAAAAACCCCAAACCAGGTGAGTATGGTCGGGTAATGGCTCAAGAAATTCTGATTGTTACTCCCGCTATTTCTAACTTGATTCGAGAAGGCAAAACATCTCAAATTTACTCGGCTATTCAAACTGGTGGCAAATTGGGGATGCAGACTCTAGAGAAAGTTTTAGCTGATTTGTATAAAGCTGGAACTATTTCCTTTGAAGCGGCAATGTCTAAAACTTCCAAAGCAGATGAAATTCAACGTCTGATTGGTGGTTCTGCACCACCTCCAGGAAATGCAAAACCTGGTGTTGCAGCAAGCAGATAGGATTAATTTTCACCATAGTCAATAGTCAATTATCAACAGTTATTACTAATAACAATGGACTAGAGACTATGGACTAAATTACTAAATTTAAATTTCTGAATCTATGCCAACATTTGTTGCCCGTGTTCGGGACTCACAAGGAAAAACCAGAACAGAAAAAATTAGCGCTGAATCCTTAGCGCAAGCTCGTACTAATCTGAGAGACAAAGGTTTTGTAGTCCAAGAACTCAAACAATTTCAAGGCTTTAAATCAAGCTTTAATTTGAAAAAATTCCAGAATTCTTTTGTTAAGGTTACGGTTAAGGAAAAAGCAGTTTTTTCTCGTCAACTTGCTACCTTGGTAAATGCTGGAGTAGCAATTGTTAGAGGTTTGGGGGTGCTATCCGATCAGTGTACTAATGCGAAATTGAAACAAGCTCTCATGGATATTAGTAACGATGTACAAAGCGGAGTCAATCTTTCAGATTCTATGCGTAAGCATCCTGATTGCTTTGATGGTTTGTATGTCAGTATGATTCAGGCTGGCGAAGTTGGTGGTGTACTTGACGAAGTACTCGCTCGGTTAGCCAAGTTATTAGAAGATGTTGCCCGATTACAAAACCAAATTAAATCAGCGCTGGCTTATCCAGTTGTTGTAGGTTTCTTAGCTACGGCTATCTTTGTCGGGATGACAGTTTTTCTCATCCCGATTTTTGCTGGTATTTTCAAAGATTTAGGAACTGAATTGCCTGCTCTAACACAATTCTTGATGACTTGTAGTGAAATCTTAAGAAGTTTTTGGTCTGTAATAATTGTGTTAGCTCTTATAGGTTTAAGTATTGCTTATAAGCAGTACTACAAGACTCGCGTTGGTAAGGAAACTATTGACCGTCTTTCTTTGAAGATGCCGTTGTTTGGCGACTTAATTCAAAAATCGTCAGTGGCTCGCTTTAGCCGAACCTTTGGCGCTTTGACTCGTTCAGGTGTACCAATTCTGACTTCTTTAGAAATTGTCCGAGATACATCAGGAAACCAAGTAGTTGCCAATGCTATAGATGCAGCACGGGCAGAAATTCAACAAGGAGGCATGATTAGCATTGCCTTGCAAAAAGAGAAAGTTTTTCCGATTATGGCAATTCAAATGATTAGTATCGGAGAAGAAACTGGTGAACTAGATGCAATGTTGATGAAGGTTGCGGATTTCTACGAGGATGAAGTTGAGCAAACAGTAAAAGCATTAACTAGTATCTTAGAACCAATAATGATTGTGGTTCTGGGTGGTATGGTTGGTACAATTCTTTTAGCAATGTATCTGCCTCTATTCAAGGTATTTGAAAAGCTGGGATAAATCAAAGTTAGGAGTTAGGAGTTGGGAGTTAGGAGTTAGGAGTTATAAGTTAGGAGTTAGGAGTTAGGAGTTAGGAGTTAGGAGTTAGGAGTTAGGAGTAAAAACTTGATTCTTAGCTTTTAATTTATGACTATTGAATTTAATTTTTAACTACACAGTTTTCAGTTTTTACTAATTTAATAACCCATGCCTGTGCAAAAATCTCACTACGAAGCGAGCTTGGCTGAGTATAGCAATCATTTAGCTGCGATCGCTTTACTCAAGCAACACCGACCATACTTGGAAATGATTCCCAGTCTGCGCCGTCCTGATGACAGTGTGATCACTATCCCTTTGCCAATTGTCCGCTGTCGCAGCACTGTGACGACAACTTCACAGGCAACTTGTCTCCCTTGTGATGTGGCAATTTTAATGTGCGATCCAGAGTGGAAAATCAAAACGGGTGTTGAAATTTTGGTTTTTATCCATCGTCCCCATGAAGACTTTTCTGATTTGTTGGGACGCTGGCGGCAAACCCAGGTTTGGCTAGATCAAGATTATGAGTGGCTAATGCCTCCCCGCCACAGTCATATTTTAAGTGAGGGAGCTAATACTATATATCCTCTGTTTGTAGTTTTTAGTGAAACATCAGAACGCATTCAAAGGGGTCTTGTGGGTGCTGAACTTCCATTTATTATGCAAACAACCCAATTGTTAATTGAAGATAACTTAATTGACTCTTACTCTTCAGAAAGCACACAAACTTAGAACAGTTAGGAGGAGGCAGTGCGTTGGGCGGCTTTGCCGACTTGAAGCAACTGCCGTTTAAAAGTGAGGAGTTAGAAGTTGGAATTTCCGAGTAAAATCAAAAATTAAGATTTTACAACTTGAGATTTTGAATTCAACCTCTCAACTCCTAACTCTCAACTCCTAACTATTACCTCACAAATTGAGGCATGATTTCGGCAGCGGTGAATATGCCGTAAATACGGCGCTGGTGCAATTGCCTACCAGCTTTGAGATAGCCAAAGGCAGGGCCGCAAACATTAGCCGCCATGCTGGTTTCATCTCCCAAAGTAAAGGTATGGGTGGAAATTTTACCTTCAAAGGTACGCCCCGTTACTTTAACGTTGGTGCTGAGGGGCTTTTTAGGATTACGAGTATCAACAACGCCGCCAACAGTAACGCGATCGCGTCCCACTATTCCCGCTACCTCTAACATTACATCATCGGCGTGTTCCATGTTCTCCAAGGTCAACACGCCATTAGTTTTATCTAGTAATGCTTCTACTTCCGCGTCAGTCATGGCCCTGGCAGTTTCCACTGTATAACCAGGCATATGGCCAATGTCCTCGCGGACGGTGGCGCGGTAAGCTTCCCAATTGGCAATTCCCACGCCAAAGGTAATTTCAACCTGATGAATTTCGGCATAGCTTTGGGCGGCTAAAGCGGCGGCGGCTGTTAATAGTCCTGGTGTCGCCCCGCACCCTGTCATGTAGGTAATGCCTGCGGCTTGCAGTTCCTCTTTCATTGCCAATAGTTGTTCTACGGCGCTGGTACGCTTAATGGCATCCACTAGCACCCCACGCCAACCAGATTGGATAAATTGCTTGGCTACAGAGGGTATAAAGTCGTTAGGTAAGTTGGGTAAAGCCAGAAAATACCCGTCTACAGGTTGTGTGCGATCGATTAAATCCTGAATACTACGATTTGTTAATGTCCCGACTGGTTCTAAATAACCTACTGAACCTTGAGATTGATAGGTTGCAATGCATTGTTGAATATTTAAACCTTCTGCGGTGTAAGCGTAGCCTTTTTGATCTGCGGCTGCGACTAAAATCATTTCCCGTTTACCAGCAAGTAGCTTGGCGGCTGCTTGTCCTAAACCGCCAAAACCCAGTACACCGACGCGGATTGTTTTATTCGCTTGTTCTGTATTCATAGTCAATTTGTGGAGTTGAGTTAATAGCTTTCAGTATTTACCGTCTTAGTTTCCAGCTTGTAGCTGATGGTTAAAAGCTATAGAGGTTAATTATGCTTTATTATCCTTGGTTCTTTGGCAGACTAATGTTTTTTTTATGTAAGGTACTTGGACAGTATCAAAAATTAATTTTCATCAGACACTTGCTAGGATAGTCCATAGAGAAAGAAATGTTCGGAATGCCTACTGCTGCCCAGCTAGAGAGTTTATACCGCATCGCCTATCAACTTACGTATGTTATGCTTCAGCCCATACATCTTGTTTGTGTTGATAATCGAACTCGCAACGTGTATTTATTAGCTGGCTATAGCGAAGAGCTGGAGTTTCAAATTCTACCCAACGGGGATTTTGCTGATGAGCCACGTTAATTATGATGCAATGTCTAATGCCGAATTGAGAGAGTATTTTCTTAAACATCGTAAAGATGACGCTGCATTTCAGGCGTATTTAAACAGAATTAACCAGCGCCCATTAAGAATTATTGCATCTCTCAACGATCCTGATTTCGATGAAAAGGTTCAGCTAGCTATTCGTCAAAAGTTAGAAGCTGCAAGAAATGGTAGTAACTAGTCGTCTAACACAGTAGTTGAACCAAAAGATAATCTATACATTATACTGAACAGGATAACCATGACTGATAACGTGCAGAACAACATACATATGAAGAAATAAAAAATAAGTAAGTTATATACTCAATAATTGAGTTTTGATACTAAATCGTTGAAAATTTAAAGGTTTTAGTTAAGCAAATGTGATACTAAACGCAAAAAATGCAGCTATTGATTTTTATGAAATATCTGGATGATGATACAAGATGGCTCCAAATACAGTCAATTTACTGGATGTAATAGCACTAACAGTTGATTTGCCTGAATACAGCTTGCGTCGTGGTCAAGTTGGTACAGTAGTAGAAATATTAGCTGATGGCGCTGCGTTTGAGGTTGAATTTAGCGATCGCAATGGACGCACTTACGAATCTATCGGTTTACGCCCAGAACAATTTATGGTGTTACATTTCGAGCCAGTATCACCTGATTCAGTACCTCAAATTGTGACTGTGTAAGCGGTAGTGCAAAGAGCGATCGCATCACATCAAGCATAAAGCGATCGCTCTATAAAAATCAAAACTTCTTTTTTGTAGTACTTGACCATTTATCTGTTAGTAATTACATTGTAATTACTAAGTCTTTTTAAAGTAACCTAAACATGGGCGCAGCTATTAGAACCCGAATTGTGAAAATTGGCAACTCTCAAGGTGTTCGTATTCCCAAACCCTTATTAGAACAAAGCGGTATTCACACAGACGTAGAAATTGAGGTTCATGGCGATCATTTAATTGTTCGTGCTGCACCACGGTTAAGGAATGGCTGGGATGAAGCTTTTGCAGCAATGGTAGAACGAAAAGATGATGTTTTGCTAGATGACGTTACCACAACTGACTGGGATCTAGTTGAGTGGGAATGGTAATCAAACGTTTTGATGTTTTCCTAGTTAATCTTGACCCCACTATTGGTAGCGAAATTCAAAAGACTCGCCCTTGTGTAGTTATTTCACCAGACGAAATGAACCGCCATATTACTACCGTTATTGTTGCTCCAATGACTACAAAAGGGCAAGCATATCCCACACGCGTGGTTTGTCAATTTCAAGGCAAAGAAGGGCAGATTGTTCTTGATCAAATTCGCACAGTGGATAAAACTCGATTAGTTAAACGGCTTGGTCAAATTAGTAATGATGAGCAAAGAGCAGTTCTTGATATTTTGGCTGAGATGTTTGCCGAGTAAGCTACCTCAAATCTGAGTGCAACAAATAGATTATTTTTAACAAAAAACTAGCTTCTATTACTAGGCTTTCTGCTTTAACTTTTGTAAATCAGATTTCGTAATCATACGGTAGTCGTTTGTATATTTACTAGTAATGACGTTGGCTTTTTGTCAAAAATGAACGAAAACGAAGAAGACAAACAATTCTTTGGCGATGAGAACTTAGGTAACGACAAACTCTATATTGAGATTCCTGCTGAACAACAGCCCCCATATCAAGAGCGAATTCCTTCTGGATATGACCCAATGCAAGAAATTTATCTCAGAGGTAGAGCATTTAGAAGTTTGTCTGGTGGCAGAATTCCGTGGTGGGTTTTGATTTCAGGCTGGCTAATCTTTGGAGGATTGGCGCTATTGATGCTGATTACTGCGATCGCTTCACAATCTTTTACACTTTTGCTACCATTAGCCTTCGCTAGTATTCCTGTGTTGATTCTGTGGAGAGGTACGCTTGCCAAACTCTCAACTACCAAGCGCAGAAGGAGATAGCAAAGCTATGGATTTCATGTAGTTGAGTTTGATGTCACTACAAGTAAGTCGTTGATCAAGTTAAAAGTCAACATATTTATTAAAAAATTAAGAATAATCCCGGATACATGACATTTTGTGCATCTACAAGTGACTTGCAGTGGGTGCCAATAGCCACACGTTATCCATAGGTGCAAGGAGTTAATTGAGGTTGTTCTACAAGCTGATCTTTGGGTAGTACAAAACCACCAGTGATTCCTCAAGACAGTTTCGCACATTCAACAAGTATGGGGGGATAGCGATCGCATATCCCATCATCTGGCTATGGCTTACCAGCGTTTAATCCCACCTATCTACCCAGCTTTACCCGGTAGATATAGGACTCATATTTGATTTAAGAACAAAACTCAGTACACCTTTATTCCTTCTTCCCAGTCCCCAGTCCCCAGTCCCCAGTCCCTTACCTCTACGAGTGATTCAGAAATCAAATCGGATTGCTATAGGTTCAATCTAATAATAAACTTTTTCAATAAACTTTATAGATTTGTAACTGACATCTCTGGCTAAACTACCGCTAATGCTTGATTTTTCAAACTTTTAGTGCTTTCCTGGCAAGCTCAGTCATAACCTTGACTAATTGATCAGGTTAAGAGAAACTAACTAATGACAGACGTGTCCACTTGTAAAATTAATAATTTTTGTAAAGATTCTGAGATATATATTTTGAGAGATGGAACATTAGTTAACAAACAGTTAGTTTGTATCTAAGTAAAAATGTTCCGGTGGCTATATTTTTAGCCTTCTGCTAAGGCAGTACAATTCAAACGTACTATCATGGTTGGCCAAAAGCATGGAGACATTAGAGTTCATAATTTATCCAGACGGTCGGGTACAAGAAAAAGTCACAGGGATTGTGGGTGCTTCTTGCGCTGAGGTTACAGCAGCAATAGAAGCACAGCTGGGGCAAGTACTCATTCATGAGCCAACCTCAGAATTTTTCGCCGTGAAGGTGCAGCAATCTAATGTGGCGAATACGCAAAGCACTTACAGCGAATGGTAAGTTTTCACAGTAGTTTATTGTTATTAATTCACATCCACCATGTCACACTTTAGCCAAATTAAGACTCAAATACGTAACCTTGACTCTTTGAAAGATGCGCTGACTGAATTGGGCGTAGACTGGAAACCAGGCCCACGCGAAGTGCGTGGCTATCGCGGTCAAACTCATCCTGCCGAAGTGACTATCGAGCAAGAAAATGGCTATGATATCGGCTTTAGATGGAATGGCAAAGAATACGAACTGGTGGCTGATTTGCAATATTGGCAGCAAAACCTGTCTGTAGATGGTTTCTTGCGTCAAGTAACTCAGCGTTATGCTTACCAATCAGTTGTCAAAGAAACTGCTCGTGTTGGCTTTCAAGTTACCGAACAGCAAAAAAATGAAGATGGTTCTATTCGTTTGGTAGTACAACGCTGGAGTGCGTAATGGCTGATTTTCTGCCGTCACCGGAAGAAACAGAAGAGAATCGTTCTGGCTTGGAACCAGAATTAGGTGGGTTTTTACGGGATGCACCTGAACGTTCTGGTTTTGAGCCGGAATTGGGCGGTGTGCTGCGCCAAAAGGGTGTTTATGTTGATGAAATCACCTGTATTGGTTGCAAGCATTGCGCTCATGTGGCACGTAACACTTTTTACATTGAACCAGATTATGGGCGATCGCGTGTGATTCGCCAAGATGGGGATGCGGAGGAGGTTGTCCAAGAAGCAATTGATACTTGTCCAGTTGATTGCATCCATTGGGTTGATTACACTGAACTGAGAAAGTTAGAAGAAGAACGCAAATTTCAGGTGATTCCTGTTGTGGGCTATCCAGTGGAACAAGCGGTATCGACTGCTGAAAGGCGGCGTAGAAAGCAAAAGTTAAAGAGTAAAAAATCCCGTTATTAAAAATAAAAATTTCAATAAACATAAAAGGACTGGTTCAACCAGTCCTTTTTGCTTAGCTATTAGCAAAAACTGTTCATCCAAAATCCGTCTTGAAAAGTTTGCTCAACGGGGGGAACCCCCTTCGGGTTCGGGGGTGACGCTCCTGCGTCGCTAACGCTCTTGAGATCGCAATCGACGCAAAGCGAAGCCACTGCGGTGGACGGGTTTCCGAGCATAAAGGAGCCAGCGCCGTGGGCGGGTCTCCCGACTTGAGGCGACTGGCATCAAGTGGCGTCCAAGACTGCGACCCCCTCACCGCACGCAACTTTTCGCAAAATCTCAAATTGGTACGACTGCCTTTATTTGAAATTTAGTTGCTCGTGTTGTGAAAGCAATTTTTCTACTTTCGCCTCGTCGATTCTAGCAGTTAATCTTCTGGCTTCATGTTGGTCTCTAGAAGTTTTCGCCAAAGTAAAAGTTGAGCCAACAGAGAAAGCCAATCCCATCCCCATAAAACCTTTTACCCAGCTATCAACAGGTAAATTCACTATGCCGAAAGTAGTCATAGAAATAGACATAATAAAAGCAGCCCAAGTTTGAATAATCCAAGCTGAACTATCCTTTTGAGAACTAATTTGTTGCATATTCCCTACTTATTAAATATGAGTGATTGTTAGCGAATTAAAATTGAGTCAGGTAAACCCTAGAGGCAATTCATGAATTGCCTCTACAATTAGCACTTACCTAACTCCTATGAAAACGCTATAAATTTGATTGTATTTATTAGTACACTCAGTGTTAAGACAAATATTGCCAGTTTGGCAACTGGATTGGAAACTTTAGCTCAAAACCCCTTATAGCAAATAACAACTGGTACAAACCTTGTACCAGTTTTACAAATGGCATCAACTAAAATTTTGCACCAGTTCCCACAACCGCCTTAGAATGAATTCTAAGGCTAATAGCTAAACTCAGCTAAAGCTGACTGAGTAAAGGTTTTAGTCCACTTAAGTGGACTTTAGCTAAAAACCTGCAAAATTTATTTTTTGGCGGAAGATTGGGTAGGCGCAAGATGTAAGTCAAGCAGCTTGTTTTAATTATTCAGACTCTGGAAATGTCTGTACTTGACCATCAGGTCTGAGAATTACTCGAATTCTGGCATTTTTTCCGTATCTATTGGCGGAAACAAATGGTTTACCAATGTCAGGCATTCCCGTACTATTAACATATTCTCTAGCTGGCTTATTCAGGGGTAAAATCCGTTCAATTGTACCGTCAACCCCCAGCATCAAACTATACTCTAATGTCTGTGTTAACCCTGAAGGTGGCTGCCAGCGCTTTGTGAGGATATTTCTAGCTTCTGCTACTTGGGGGGTGTCAAATAATGTACTATCGTTAGCGTTCTCTGGGGATATGGAAGTTTGAGATGCGCCCCTTAATCTCTCAGCCAGGGAGGTAGTAGATGAAGTATTTGTAGAGGATAGTTTAGGCGAGGGTTGTGCAGTGGAGGAAAAACTTTGTGGGGAATTGATTCCTGTCTGTAGCTGGCTTGTTGGGTTTATTGGTGTATAACCTTGAGGAAGCGTATTGCTACTACTGTTACTGGGTATGTTAGGCGCAGACGGGGGAATTGCTGGAATATTAGAGGATAAACTGCCTGTAGATGAAGAAAATCTAGATGGCAAGTTGCGTTTGTTGGGAAGATTAAGTTGACTTGGGGAAGTTGACCCTGTGGGGTTTTGCTGGAGATTTGGTGTAATAGCAATTTGCTGACCTGGAATCATGGTAGTTGCTGCACTTTGCCGATTGCTATTTAGACCGGGAATCGTCCCAGGAGGTATAGTTCCGGCATTTTGAGGAGATGCTAGGGATGCTGGGGGTAAACCAGAAATGGGGTATTGGGAATTGGAGGGTAAACCCGAACCTGGGGATGTAATGGGCTTTTCGGGCAAAGTAGAAGTGGAAAGCGGGGGGGTAGTGCCTAAAGAAGGTAGCGATCGCTGCAAATCGTCACCAGGCGTTAGTCCTGGTTGCGGTGTGGGAAAGTCAAGTGAATCTGAAGGTGCTAAAGCAATTTCTTCTTGGGTGGGAGCAGCTTTTTTGGCTGTTTGTGGTTGCTTAAGCCTGATATTGTTGGCATACTGCAATGTTATAGGTAGTAAACCCACACCTAACACCAGCACAGCGGCAACAGGTGTCCAAGCAGGCAACTGTCGGAAAGTATTGCTTTTTTCAAGATTTGGTAATGCCATAACATCAGTAGAATATTCATCAAGGGCAGTCGCCAAATCGAACAGTTGCAGCAGACTGAGTTGAATTACACGCCCAGATGCTTGGTTGGCGAGGGAACCGAGATGTAGATTATGGGTTAAATAACTGCTCGATTCTAAGTATATCTTTCCTGGTAGCTGGGAATTAAAAGACTCAAATGTTTTAGTTGGCAGCGGAGATTGTTGAAAATCTGTTAATTCTGAGTCATGAGGTACTTTACTTGAATCTTGGAGTCCAGAGAAACTGATCCAAAAGCTTTCTGGAGGCTGTTGTAGGAATTCTTGTACATAGCTAGTGACGGCATCACATAAAGCTTCGAGTTGGTCGCGATCGCCTCGAATCGGCACTCTGCGTTCTTCTGGTAATTTTGGATCGTCAAAGCGTAATTCAAATCTGAGCTTCTTAAGAACAGTTTTCCCCATCCACTGAGATAAGGCTGAACTTTGCGCTAATATTTCTAGCGTACAAGTGGGGGGTGTGTAGCGACGAATGACAGAATTTGTTAAAGGCATGGCTTAAACTGCGAAGGAAATGATTATCTAAAATTTTGCAGAACGGTCTATAAGTGCTAACCACAGACGGCGGTGTCCACCAGGGGCACTGTAAAACAGTAAATCTACAAGCAGTTTTAGTGCCAGGCGGGTAAGTAAATCTGTCGAGATTTGCTCGTCCTCTTCCATCCGTTCTTGGTAGATGTTGCAAAAAGCATCAATATAGTCTCCAAGTAAAGCGGCCTGATGAGGTTCCTGGTTATTTTCCGCCATTTGTTCTAATAGACCAACAGCACGACGAATCAATTCCTGGTGCTGTTTGGCGAGGTAGCAAGTAATGAGAACAAGCGATCGCGCTTCTTCTACATCTAGCTTTTTTCGCCCTCCTTGACCTTTGCGTAGGGGATTTGACTGGCGTAGTCGCCATAATGCTACGCGGTCTGGGACTCTTGACTCTAAATTGAGATTAGTTGCTGCCGAAAGCATGGCTTCGGAACCGATGCCAGTCAAAGTTTCTAGCGCCAATAACACCAAGTCTAACTGAGTTTTGATATTGTCCCATTGAACTGTGTTTGGGGCTGGAAGCTTGATTAAATCCTCCCACTGGGAATTTGGGGTAGCTGAATTGGCGGTCAAGTGCATAACTTTTAGCATAGGTGATCGGGCTGATAGGGGATGCTGCTGTTACCCATTTTGAAACCAGACTCTCAAGGGTTAAGGTTGGTTTCCTATTGCTAATGCAGGGGAGTTGTTGAGCAGGGGGGATGAGGGAGATGAGGGAGATGAGGGGGATGAGGGGGATGATTCTTCACTTCTAACTCCTAACTCCTAACTCATAACTTTGCACCTCTGCACTTTGCTTTCAACTGCATAGTTATTGTTACTATGCTGTATTCAAAGCTGCAATTAGCTTTTCTTGTTTTGGTTAACAGCAGTTATCTCTGTCTTACTCTACTAGATGAAAATTTATTTTCAACACAATAAAGAAATATCTACCCGCTAGGAATTTGCTAGTTTTAGCAGTTATTTCAGTATGACAGTATAAATAAACATGACTTCCTAGAGTTACAGGACTTACGCAAAAGATAACGAAAGTAGCGGTAATTCATGAATTACCGCTACGGAAGAATAAGGTTTTCGGTCACATCTTGCGTAAGTCCTGAGTTAATCTTTAATTACTAATTGCCTCGTTATAGCGAGGCAATTAGTAATTAGGAAATAATAATGAGCGCTTGCACTAGTTATAATTATTGCCAATTTATCAAAGCAGGAATTATAAGTTAGGAGTTATGAGTTATGAGTTATGAGTTAGGAGGCGCGAAGTTAATTTCCCCTCATCTCCCTCATCCCCCCTCATCTCCCTCATCCCCCTCATCTCCCTCATCCCCCTCATCTCCCTCATCTCCCTCATCCCCCTCATCCCCCTCATCCCCCTCATCTCCCTCATCCCCCCTGCCCCCCTGCTCAACAACTCCCCTGCCTTATTCAATGCATATAAGCGACCGTAACCCCACTACCTCCGTCCGCTTGTTCTGCTGCTTCGTAGTGGCTGACTCTGGAATGCTGTTGCAAAAATGTGTGGACACCTTGCCGCAATTTACCAGTGCCGTGTCCGTGAATGATCCATATCGGCCCGCTAGCTTCTGAAATTGCCTTATCTAAAATTAATTCGGCATCAGATACCCGCTTACCACGTAAATCAACGGTATTTTTAGAAGTGCGAATTGCTGGCGCACTTTGGGGTGCTGGAGTAACTGCTGCTGGTGCGGGTTTTGGTTTAACAACAGGTTCTACTTTCTGACCGTCAAGAGATTCAATGTCTTCTAACTTGACTGTCATCTTCATGATCCCAAAGCGAACAGTTAACTCACCATCCTCATCGGGGGCATTTAGCACTTCTGCTGTTTGCCCAAACTTAGAAATACGGATGCGATCGCCTACTTTGGGCATAAATCCAGCTTTGGGTTTTGGCGGTGCTGCTGGCTGATATTTTTGGGCAATTTGATTCAAAGCGTTGGTTGCTTGCTGGGCATCTTGGGCTGTGGCTGTGCCTTGCTGCAAGCGACGAATGATTTGGGCAATTTCACCTTTTGCTTGGGCGATCGCTTGCTGTACTGCTACTTCCTGGGAAGCCCGCAGTTCACGTTCTCGTTCTTGCAAATTTGCGGCTTTTGCGGATACTTCTTTGTATAAACGTTCTGCTTGCTGCAACAACTTTTGTGCTTCAGCAGCTTTGGTTTCTTGGCGGCGACGTTGTGCTTCTAATCCAGCAATCACTTGATTCACTTCGTCTGTGGCTTCGCCGACTTGAGTTTTCGCTTGTTCTACTACTTCTAATTTCAGCCCTAAGCGTCGAGCAATAGTCAAAGCATTGGAACGTCCGGGTATCCCCCACAACAAACGGTAAGTTGGCGACAGAGTACTTTCATCAAATTCTACAGAGGCATTTTCAAACCGCTCATCTTCGTATTTCAGTGCTTTCAATTCACCAAAGTGAGTTGTAGCAATAGTCAGTTGAGCA
Above is a window of Nostoc sp. UHCC 0702 DNA encoding:
- a CDS encoding type II secretion system F family protein; translation: MPTFVARVRDSQGKTRTEKISAESLAQARTNLRDKGFVVQELKQFQGFKSSFNLKKFQNSFVKVTVKEKAVFSRQLATLVNAGVAIVRGLGVLSDQCTNAKLKQALMDISNDVQSGVNLSDSMRKHPDCFDGLYVSMIQAGEVGGVLDEVLARLAKLLEDVARLQNQIKSALAYPVVVGFLATAIFVGMTVFLIPIFAGIFKDLGTELPALTQFLMTCSEILRSFWSVIIVLALIGLSIAYKQYYKTRVGKETIDRLSLKMPLFGDLIQKSSVARFSRTFGALTRSGVPILTSLEIVRDTSGNQVVANAIDAARAEIQQGGMISIALQKEKVFPIMAIQMISIGEETGELDAMLMKVADFYEDEVEQTVKALTSILEPIMIVVLGGMVGTILLAMYLPLFKVFEKLG
- a CDS encoding DUF3038 domain-containing protein; this translates as MLKVMHLTANSATPNSQWEDLIKLPAPNTVQWDNIKTQLDLVLLALETLTGIGSEAMLSAATNLNLESRVPDRVALWRLRQSNPLRKGQGGRKKLDVEEARSLVLITCYLAKQHQELIRRAVGLLEQMAENNQEPHQAALLGDYIDAFCNIYQERMEEDEQISTDLLTRLALKLLVDLLFYSAPGGHRRLWLALIDRSAKF
- a CDS encoding DUF2997 domain-containing protein; translation: METLEFIIYPDGRVQEKVTGIVGASCAEVTAAIEAQLGQVLIHEPTSEFFAVKVQQSNVANTQSTYSEW
- a CDS encoding saccharopine dehydrogenase-like oxidoreductase — encoded protein: MNTEQANKTIRVGVLGFGGLGQAAAKLLAGKREMILVAAADQKGYAYTAEGLNIQQCIATYQSQGSVGYLEPVGTLTNRSIQDLIDRTQPVDGYFLALPNLPNDFIPSVAKQFIQSGWRGVLVDAIKRTSAVEQLLAMKEELQAAGITYMTGCGATPGLLTAAAALAAQSYAEIHQVEITFGVGIANWEAYRATVREDIGHMPGYTVETARAMTDAEVEALLDKTNGVLTLENMEHADDVMLEVAGIVGRDRVTVGGVVDTRNPKKPLSTNVKVTGRTFEGKISTHTFTLGDETSMAANVCGPAFGYLKAGRQLHQRRIYGIFTAAEIMPQFVR
- a CDS encoding AbrB/MazE/SpoVT family DNA-binding domain-containing protein encodes the protein MGAAIRTRIVKIGNSQGVRIPKPLLEQSGIHTDVEIEVHGDHLIVRAAPRLRNGWDEAFAAMVERKDDVLLDDVTTTDWDLVEWEW
- a CDS encoding DUF4335 domain-containing protein, which codes for MPLTNSVIRRYTPPTCTLEILAQSSALSQWMGKTVLKKLRFELRFDDPKLPEERRVPIRGDRDQLEALCDAVTSYVQEFLQQPPESFWISFSGLQDSSKVPHDSELTDFQQSPLPTKTFESFNSQLPGKIYLESSSYLTHNLHLGSLANQASGRVIQLSLLQLFDLATALDEYSTDVMALPNLEKSNTFRQLPAWTPVAAVLVLGVGLLPITLQYANNIRLKQPQTAKKAAPTQEEIALAPSDSLDFPTPQPGLTPGDDLQRSLPSLGTTPPLSTSTLPEKPITSPGSGLPSNSQYPISGLPPASLASPQNAGTIPPGTIPGLNSNRQSAATTMIPGQQIAITPNLQQNPTGSTSPSQLNLPNKRNLPSRFSSSTGSLSSNIPAIPPSAPNIPSNSSSNTLPQGYTPINPTSQLQTGINSPQSFSSTAQPSPKLSSTNTSSTTSLAERLRGASQTSISPENANDSTLFDTPQVAEARNILTKRWQPPSGLTQTLEYSLMLGVDGTIERILPLNKPAREYVNSTGMPDIGKPFVSANRYGKNARIRVILRPDGQVQTFPESE
- a CDS encoding ferredoxin translates to MADFLPSPEETEENRSGLEPELGGFLRDAPERSGFEPELGGVLRQKGVYVDEITCIGCKHCAHVARNTFYIEPDYGRSRVIRQDGDAEEVVQEAIDTCPVDCIHWVDYTELRKLEEERKFQVIPVVGYPVEQAVSTAERRRRKQKLKSKKSRY
- a CDS encoding DUF1257 domain-containing protein — encoded protein: MSHFSQIKTQIRNLDSLKDALTELGVDWKPGPREVRGYRGQTHPAEVTIEQENGYDIGFRWNGKEYELVADLQYWQQNLSVDGFLRQVTQRYAYQSVVKETARVGFQVTEQQKNEDGSIRLVVQRWSA
- a CDS encoding DUF4926 domain-containing protein, which gives rise to MAPNTVNLLDVIALTVDLPEYSLRRGQVGTVVEILADGAAFEVEFSDRNGRTYESIGLRPEQFMVLHFEPVSPDSVPQIVTV
- a CDS encoding type II toxin-antitoxin system PemK/MazF family toxin, which produces MVIKRFDVFLVNLDPTIGSEIQKTRPCVVISPDEMNRHITTVIVAPMTTKGQAYPTRVVCQFQGKEGQIVLDQIRTVDKTRLVKRLGQISNDEQRAVLDILAEMFAE